A single window of Periophthalmus magnuspinnatus isolate fPerMag1 chromosome 9, fPerMag1.2.pri, whole genome shotgun sequence DNA harbors:
- the elac1 gene encoding zinc phosphodiesterase ELAC protein 1, producing the protein MSMDLTFLGTGSAYPSPHRGASALVLRTDGDCWLFDCGEGTQTQLMKSQLRAGRITKVFISHLHGDHVFGLPGLLCTVSLNMTSDPPQRPRCVDIFGPRGLRHLLRVTLGLTASQLLFPYAVHELEPTSDQSPEEGQLSREVTMEHGSLHPQEQVGRSIPLDPHSDTYLLFEDERFEVKAFRLYHRVPSFGFCVQERDRPGRLKTELLKELGVKPGPLYGRLKSGQSLTLDCGRVLTPEEVLEEDIPGRKVCVLGDCSSVLGSSSRQLCSAADILVHEATLGDEQREKAVEHGHSTPKMAAALAQECNVRKLVLYHFSQRYKPSTLQKEGEGDDICELKRQAEEALQGTGTEVVLAEDFLTLQILLKRTR; encoded by the exons ATGAGCATGGACCTGACGTTCCTGGGCACGGGCTCGGCGTACCCTTCTCCTCACCGCGGGGCATCGGCGCTGGTGCTGCGGACAGACGGGGACTGTTGGCTGTTTGACTGCGGAGAGGGCACACAGACTCAGCTCATGAAGAGCCAGCTCCGAGCCG GTAGGATCACTAAGGTGTTTATCTCTCACCTTCATGGGGACCACGTGTTCGGGCTGCCTGGTCTGCTCTGCACTGTGAGCCTGAACATGACCTCTGATCCCCCACAGAGACCCCGCTGTGTGGACATCTTTGGACCTCGTGGGCTCAGACACCTCCTCAGAGTCACTCTGGGGCTGACTGCATCACAGCTGCTCTTCCCTTATGCAG TTCATGAACTGGAGCCCACATCTGATCAGAGTCCTGAGGAAGGACAGCTCAGCAGGGAG GTGACAATGGAGCACGGGTCCCTCCACCCGCAGGAGCAGGTGGGCCGGAGCATTCCCCTGGATCCCCACTCTGATACTTACCTGCTGTTTGAAGACGAGCGCTTTGAGGTGAAGGCCTTCAGGCTGTATCATCGAGTGCCCTCCTTTGGCTTCTGTGTTCAGGAGAGAGACCGGCCGGGGAGGCTCAAGACTGAACTGCTCAAGGAACTAG GCGTTAAACCAGGTCCACTGTACGGCCGTCTGAAGTCTGGACAGAGCCTGACTCTGGACTGTGGGCGTGTGCTGACCCCAGAGGAGGTACTGGAGGAAGACATCCCGGGGCGAAAGGTGTGTGTGCTGGGTGACTGTAGCTCTGTCCTGGGCTCATCGTCTCGGCAACTGTGTTCTGCAGCAGATATTTTGGTTCACGAGGCCACACTGGGAGATGAGCAGAGGGAGAAGGCAGTGGAGCACGGACACAGCACCCCAAAGATGGCTGCCGCATTGGCCCAGGAATGCAATGTGCGTAAACTGGTGTTGTATCATTTTAGTCAAAGGTACAAACCCTCAACGCTGCAAAAGGAAGGGGAGGGGGACGATATTTGTGAGCTAAAGAGACAGGCTGAGGAAGCTCTACAAGGCACTGGCACTGAGGTGGTGTTAGCAGAGGACTTTCTTACTctacaaatactactaaaaAGGACCAGGTAG
- the LOC129456497 gene encoding zinc finger protein 501-like — MTEVSLKKEPEEFKPEVVDRSVFNELEGNPECKGVQSSEDTTADFLHIKEEQEEVKIKQEPLQDFIRVCVKSEEEEEEEEEILKDESGEDTDPEPELEEHPEPNTLKCPVCNKSFEKKRNLRNHMKVHTGVKPYSCSVCGKDFAYLLTFKAHMRIHTGEKPFKCSFCTMEFATDYLLKVHTRAHTGEEPFRCSVCAKEYTTDNLLKIHMRTHTGERPFSCSFCSKSFMLNSSLRNHLRIHTGERPFRCSVCEKDFTEKGHLIAHMRTHTGERPFKCSTCDKGFTVVGALRQHMRIHSGDKPYKCSKCAKEFNVQCSLKRHMRTHEEAQSRAEERLYACPFCAKSYTESSNLKIHMRIHTGERPFRCSVCNSDFPQKSSLKRHMTIHTGEKPFPCPVCAKEFRVKGDLQVHMKRIHKSQKQTKKKKA; from the exons ATGACAGAAGTGAGTCTGAAGAAGGAACCGGAGGAGTTTAAGCCCGAGGTGGTGGACAGAAG TGTATTCAATGAGCTGGAAGGTAACCCAGAATGCAAAG GTGTCCAGAGCTCAGAAGACACCACCGCAGATTTTCTCCACATTAAAGAAGAACAAGAGGAAGTGAAAATCAAACAGGAGCCGCTCCAAGATTTCATCCGTGTTTGTGtaaagagtgaggaggaggaggaggaagaggaggagatccTTAAAGATGAGAGCGGAGAGGACACCGATCCAGAACCAGAATTAGAGGAACATCCAGAACCCAACACACTAAAATGTCCAGTTTGCAATAAAAGTTTTGAGAAGAAGCGGAATCTAAGAAACCACATGAAGGTCCACACTGGTGTAAAACCATACAGCTGTTCAGTTTGTGGAAAGGACTTTGCATATTTACTCACATTTAAAGCCCACATGAGGATTCATACAGGAGAGAAAccttttaaatgttctttttgtACAATGGAGTTTGCGACGGACTATTTACTCAAAGTACACACGAGGGCTCACACAGGGGAAGAACCATTCAGGTGTTCAGTTTGTGCGAAGGAATACACAACTGACAACCTACTCAAAATTCACATGAGGACACATACAGGCGAgagaccattcagctgttcgTTTTGTTCTAAGAGTTTCATGTTGAACAGCAGTTTAAGAAATCATTTGAGAATTCACACAGGGGAACGACCTTTCAGGTGTTCAGTTTGTGAGAAAGATTTCACCGAGAAGGGTCATCTAATAGCACATATGAGGACCCATACGGGAGAGAGACCATTCAAATGTTCAACTTGCGATAAAGGTTTTACAGTAGTTGGCGCACTGAGACAACACATGCGAATTCATAGTGGAGACAAGCCTtacaaatgctcaaaatgcgCAAAAGAGTTTAATGTGCAGTGTTcgttaaaaagacacatgaggACTCATGAAGAGGCGCAGAGTCGTGCAGAGGAGAGGTTGTATGCCTGTCCGTTCTGTGCCAAGAGTTACACCGAGAGCAGTAATCTAAAGATCCACATGAGgattcacacaggagagagacctTTCAGGTGTTCAGTTTGTAACAGTGACTTTCCACAGAAGAGTTCACTAAAAAGACACATGACGATCCACACGGGAGAGAAGCCGTTCCCATGTCCCGTGTGTGCGAAGGAGTTTAGAGTCAAAGGGGATCTGCAGGTTCATATGAAGAGGATACACAAATCACAGaaacaaactaaaaagaaaaaggcTTAA
- the LOC117375986 gene encoding mesoderm induction early response protein 3-like, whose amino-acid sequence MAEASLGSSSPVGSLSSEDHDFDPTAEMLVHEYDDERTLEEEESQEGGSNISSELADLEKEGNMPLEELLAMYRCEASVGSSIDSSSGDLTDELPDMTLDKEEIAKDLLSGDYEEETQSSADDLTPSVTSHETTDFFPRTLRSNAISDGDKESDCDDDGPSPEDSRKEIQVGSEYQAEVPSCLCHYKDEENAYEEEDELLWSPATLSENKVRSFLIDVASRTFEEKLGCDKAGPHVRDNEQALHELVKCNYNTREALERYCSHLKSSKEKSPPWSEEECKNFEHALQMYDKNFHLIQKHKVPTRSVAECVAFYYMWKKSERFDFFVQQNRFGKKKYSSYPGVTDLMDRLVDEAEGLAVDSSSSVCSGAGGGGRLETTTDQQLSLLNSITASDLTALSNTVATVCSPAEVSCLDSYSFSPLETLHRGPLNHEEPLGFPSNGGDPDCLNMLDAGFYHSDLGCERPSKRLKMALPDSFMSDVSVGGLDFESRRSSTHHHRITGAKMAVSVTDFGSLSNSAEPNGFLSAHARHHTPHTAALQSE is encoded by the exons ATGGCGGAG GCTTCCCTAGGGAGTTCAAGCCCAG ttggCTCTTTATCGTCAGAGGATCATGACTTTGATCCCACAGCAGAGATGTTAGTCCATGAGTACGATGATGAGAGGACTTTAGAGGAGGAAGAGTCTCAGGAAGGAGGCAGCAACATCAGTTCGGAGCTTGCAGATCTGGAGAAG gaGGGAAACATGCCGCTGGAAGAGTTGTTGGCGATGTATCGGTGTGAAGCCTCTGTTGGCTCCAGTATAGACAGTTCTTCAGGCGATCTGACCGATGAGCTGCCAGACATGACGTTAGACAAG GAGGAGATAGCCAAAGATCTGCTGTCGGGGGACTACGAGGAGGAGACTCAGTCCTCTGCTGATGATCTGACTCCATCCGTCACCTCACACGAGACCACAGACTTCTTCCCCAGAACCCTGCGAT caaatgccatttctgatggagataaaGAGTCAGATTGTGATGATGACGGCCCGAGCCCTGAAGACTCCAGAAAA GAAATCCAAGTGGGCTCTGAATACCAGGCAGAAGTCCCCTCTTGCCTATGTCACTACAAGGATGAGGAAAATG CTTATGAAGAAGAGGATGAGTTGTTGTGGAGCCCGGCGACTTTGTCAGAAAACAAAGTTCGGAGTTTCCTCATTGATGTGGCATCGCGGACGTTTGAGGAGAAATTGGGATGTGACAAAGCAGGGCCACACGTGAGGGACAATGAGCAG GCTTTGCATGAGCTGGTAAAGTGTAACTACAACACCCGGGAAGCACTGGAGAGATACTGCAGTCACCTCAAGTCCTCAAAAG aaaaatcCCCTCCGTGGTCAGAAGAGGAGTGTAAAAACTTTGAACATGCACTACAGATGTATGATAAGAACTTCCACCTCATCCAGAAACACAAA GTCCCGACCAGAAGTGTAGCAGAGTGTGTGGCGTTTTACTATATGTGGAAGAAGTCTGAACGCTTCGACTTCTTTGTGCAGCAGAATCGATTTGGCAAAAAGAAGTACAGCAGCTATCCTGGTGTAAC AGACCTGATGGATCGGCTGGTGGATGAGGCTGAGGGTCTGGCTGTAGACAGCTCTTCGTCTGTGTGTTCTGGAGCCGGAGGAGGGGGGAGACTAGAGACGACCACAGACCAACAGCTCAGTCTGCTCAACTCTATCACAGCCAGCGACCTGACAG CGTTGAGTAACACTGTAGCCACAGTGTGCAGCCCTGCGGAGGTCAGCTGTCTGGACTCCTACTCGTTCTCTCCTCTGGAGACTCTGCACCGCGGACCCCTGAACCACGAGGAGCCCCTTGGCTTCCCGTCCAACGGAGGAGATCCCGACTGCTTGAACATGCTGGACGCAGGTTTCTACCACTCGGACCTGGGCTGTGAGCGGCCGTCCAAAAGACTCAAGATGGCGCTGCCCGACTCATTCATGAGTGACGTGTCTGTGGGCGGTCTGGACTTTGAGTCACGGCGCAGTTCGACTCATCACCACAGAATCACCGGGGCCAAGATGGCCGTCTCCGTCACAGACTTCGGCAGTTTGTCCAACAGTGCAGAGCCCAACGGGTTTCTGAGCGCACACGCGCGGCACCACACGCCGCACACTGCAGCACTTCAGTCCGAGTGA